GCTGTTTAAATCGCGTTTGATGATACTTTGACTTGTTACACGCTCATAAATAAAGGGAAATTATGTTACAGTTGTGTCCGTAAGCCGATTATGACGTAGATTCGTTAGAAAGTCGTCTGCCATTGCACAATCTTTGCTCGAATCACTCGAGTCACACGTAGCCTTGATCTTTCAACGTGCCTCGGATACGAAGTACAATGCGTGACATTTTGGACGCTTTCGTTTGGCACGGGATCGTCAGGTGGTAGGACTTTTAAACGAGTCCGTCAGCCTGACCTGCGCGACATAGCCCCGTGTCCGTAATGTTGATGTTACTTCCGGCAACTGATTTCCTGGTACCGGCTGATCCATTGACCTAAGAGAGGAGAGTTAAGTGTTCGGACAAGAGTTCGTGCCTCTACGTCTTACTATCACTCTATCATCGAATTCTTTTCGTATTTTGCGGAAAGTGTTACCTCGATTAGTAACCGTTACTGACCACGTTACACACCTGTCAAAAAATCTATGTAATTGCAAATATTTGACGTACATAAAACACTTTTTGAGGGCGAGGTTGTTACCACTATCTGTTTCAAACGTTGGCCATATCACTAAATCGTAGGATACCAAAAAGCGAACTCTAAGTAATCAAGTCGTTGACGTTTTTGTTGCAGCGTGTGGCGAACCAGGCGCTTACCGTTTCGCCACAGCCGGCAGTAACGGTGGAGGGGCCGGTGTCCAAAATGTCTCCACCAACGAACGACGTGACCAATGGCGTGGTAGCGCCACCTAACACCTTGGCGCCCCGGGTTTCGCCGACCACGAACCCGGCCCTTACCACCATCAACCCGCCAACGCACAAGCGGACTCCCAAGGACTTCATCTTTGGCAAGGCGATCGGCGAGGGAAGCTTCTCCACCGTAAGTGTATTATCTCGTTAACTCGATTAAATCATTAAAAAGCGCCGAATTACACTGAGAAGAGGGCAGAAAAGGGGGCAAGAAAAAAGTGTCGCCGGTCTCGGACCCTCCCGATGTGATTCCTCTCAAACTTTCCCCTTGTTACGAAGAAAGTTTCTCTCGTATGGCGCGTCAGTAGTAGCAGTTGTCCCTGAAACTTTTTCTGTTTCGCAACCCAACAACTCCTCTCCCTATTTTTACTCCCCATTTTTACTCCCCATTATGTTTAGTCGCGTACGCTACGAATATCGATCTAACCAGTACGTTGTTTCGATTGTTCCGTAGGTTTACCTCGCCAAAGATATCCATACTGGGAAGGAGTACGCGATAAAAGTGTGTGATAAGCGTCACATCATCAAGGAGAAGAAAACGGAGTACGTGAAGCGGGAGAAGGAGGTGCTAAACATGCTTGCGGGCGCGAAACACTCGTTCGTGCGCCTGTTTTGCACCTTCCAAGACGTCGAAAGACTCTATTTCGTTCTATCGTACGCGAAAAACGGTGAGCTCTTGCCGTATATCAACAAGGTGGGCTCGTTCGACATCGAGTGTACCAAGTTCTACTCGGCGGAGATCCTTCGCGCTCTCGAGTACCTTCACGGGCTCGGCATCATCCATCGCGATCTCAAGCCGGAGAACATATTGTTGGACGAGAAGATGCACGTGCTCATCACCGACTTTGGTAGCGCGAAGATTCTCAAGGACCCGGAGACAGTGATGACGCACCCCGCAACGGACGAttcgcagcagcagcaacagcagcagcagcaacaaccgTACCGAAGAGAACGCAGGGGTTCGTTCGTTGGTACCGCCCAATACGTATCTCCGGAGCTCTTAACCGACAAGACGAGCAGAGCCTCCGATCTCTGGGCCCTCGGCTGTATAATCTACCAGATGGTCGCTGGTCTGCCACCGTTCCGCTCTAGGAGCGAGTACATGATATTCCAAAAGATCCTAAAACTCGAGTACGAAATCCCTGACGGATTCTGCGAGCTGGCGAGATCCCTCGTCAGTCAGCTGTTGGTGCTCGAGCCATCGCAGAGATTGGGTGCCCAGGACGAACATGGTGCCGGATATCCCAGCATCAGGGCGCATCCGTTCTTCGAGGGTGTCGACTTTGAAACCCTCCACGAACAGACACCACCGCCGATCTATCCCTACCTACCCGGTACATCTGAGAACGAGGAGCTTAGGTCGCAGTACAGGGTTCCCGATCATCTAGAACCCGGCCTCGACGACAAACAGCTCACGAGGCTTCTTGGTCTGGGCATCGGTgaagacgatgacgacgacgacgacgaagataCCACCACTGAGCGCGAGAAACCGGCGCAACCCAGTACGGTTGTCGAGAAACCGAGGAGAACGAGGACCACTGCTGACGGTAGTAACATCGCCGATCTAACGCCGGAGGAGATCAGAAACCGGCTAGAGAAGCAACGTGCCTCGAACCAGTGGGACTGCTTCGTCGAGGGCAACCTGATACTGAAGCAGGGCTTCGTCAACAAGAGGAAAGGTCTCTTTGCTAGACGAAGGATGCTCCTGCTCACTACCGGACCACACCTATATTACGTCGATTCTGTAAACATGGTGCTGAAGGGCGAGATACCCTGGAGTCCGGAGCTTAGGGTAGAGCCGAAGAGCTTCAAGATCTTCTTCGTCCACACGGTAGGTTTCTCTTTCGTCGTCGCGCCTTTCCCTTTATAATTGACATTTTCGTTACGACGTTTCTATAATTTGCTGTCGTTACCTGTTACAGCCAAACAGAACGTACTATCTCGAAGATCCCGAAGGATTCGCATTGGAGTGGTGTAGAGCGATCGAGAATATGCGAGTCCATTACTACGGCCTGCAGGAGTCCACCGCTTAAACAAAAGACTGATGAACACAGATCGTTTCGGATGGAACAGAGCAAATGAACGTTTCACCGATTACGGTAATAACAATGTCCGCGAGGTGCGATCATCGATGtattattaatttgtttatGGCCAGAGGGGGCGTTTATCTAGATCGTTTGTTAGCGTGTAACTCGGCATTAGGAGAGGTACATTCTAGAATAGGTTAGCATTTTTCTAACGCGTTCAAAGCACTGTGTACAGATTAGGAAAATTTTCTAGATAAAAATACAAAGTGTTTATATAATAGGTAGACTTCTGTTGAAGTACAGAGGAATGGAGAGCTATAAAAAGGCACAAAAAGTGTTATCGAAATCGTGCAATTGCCGGTTTTTTCACTAGTTACGTTTTGCTATTTATTATCGAACTCGGGGAACCTTGAAAAAGCTGCACGACGTTCCTCGAACGTGAACACACAAGGAATAGCGAAATTTTTAGCCAAGGTTTTAGCTGTGTGTATTCACAATGTTAAAGTGCTGCCTGTGACATAACGTTCGTGATCGAGGTCGCCTGGCTTGCCCACTACTTTCATTACGGGGAAAGGAAAATAAAGTCGTTCATCCGCGCGAATTTTGTTCTTTATAATTCGTGACACGTAATCGGGACATCACAATCAAAATTTTATCGTGCTAAATCGACGCTGCGTAACTCTTTGGGAGAAGAGACGAGAAACAGTAGTACCTGGTTGACGAAGAAAGGAACAAAAGAGTTATACTAACGTTAGACTAACGTAAACGGAAGCCAGGCGTATGTCGATTATTCGCGTTTAAAGCAGTGGCAGTATGTAGCAATTTTGTTCCAAATATAGCcaaaattaaatagaaaaatacagACGAGTTCTTTTAGAAGTTAAAACGACAGCGGAGTGACAATGTGTGATTCGTATGATAGTTTTGTGTTCGCTGTCGATTTTACGAATCTAGGACATCAATTTATATAGTCGAAGTTAACcaaaaaaagattaaaaaaaatgcaGTGGGGGACAACATTGCCGCTTTGCAGCTTTAATAAATAGTTTACGTTGCCTGAAAGGGATTTGCGGAATGTTGCGCGTTATTCCGTTGGGTCCCTTGCTCTCTTCATATTACAGTATTCTTCTCGTTGTTCGTTACCCCTTTTCCTCCTCGGTACGTTGTAAATATTAGCGCGATGTCACGAAGAGCAGGCTTCGTAAAGCATATACTAATTCTATACATAGTTCTATATATTTGTAAGTACAAAAATCGTTGTCCAACCACGGCGTTTTTACGTTCGTTTCTTAGTCCGATTTTCTTCGTCTCCGATCTGGCCCTCGCGGACGTGATCGAACAATGTGTATAGCCGGGAAGTAGAAAAACATTGTTTAGGTCTTAATTGGAAATAATGTTTAGtagtttaaaagaaaaaagatgcaaGAAGAGAAGAAGATTAGCGTTTGTTGTACAAAGAGAAGCGGTGGAGATGGGAAGAGTGTTCTTTTTGTTCTTTTCCCGTGAAAGACTTGGCACTTGAACACTATAAATTAAGTAGTTAGGAAATAGAACCCTTTAAAAAGGATAGCTTTAAGAGAAGTAGTATCCCGTTTAGATTTGCGAGAATCACACACACAAACACATACACTACTACACTCGTTGCGTTCAAGCTATCGTCGTTGTCGTTCTTACTACTATTCTAAGTTTCTAATATTTAGTAATTCTACTACGATTATAGTTaacaatattaattaattatttcatcGTATTACCAACGTATAAGTATTTTTCTCCCCTCGTAACTGTCGACGTATTTAATTGAACGATtttgttttttcatttttttttctcacACGCGAtcttttcttaatttattaTTCGCCGTAATCGTCctacgtttatttattttttatagttTACGTTTCCGCGTTAGTAAGGATCACACGCTTCGTTTATGTGTAGGCGTTCACATACAGACTTAGTACTAGTACCGCTACTACCACTGCGACTATTATTATTAgtgctattactattactattactatacctATTACTATCCCTATCATAGCGTCGTTGTTGCATACGTAGATACACGCATACGAATGCGTGCTCGTCGCGTGTATATACGCATGCACGTGCTTATAATACGTTCTGTAACTTATATTATTACTCTCTATCCTCTTTAGGCGTAATTTTAGGTATTTTGTAAATAATACTGCCACGTTTATCGCGTCGACTTGCCGAAACGCTATTCCTCGACTTTGTGGCGCTATCGAGTCGTGGCCGGACTGTGTACGATACAGTTGTATATTatctatacataaatattctatatatacatatataattatatatataaaaaggtatatatatatacacatagacgcgtaaagttatataaaatatttatgaattgTGAATAGTAGTTAGGAGAATCGTGTATAAACGTTCGTTTGTAGATTTTAGGCCGAATACGCGCTTAGGTTTAATACTTTGTTGACGTTACCTTTGCCACGACTTGATTGCGCCGTTTCATTACACGTTGTACTATAAACGCATGATAATCTCCACGTTCTCCTCGCGATATTTAGAGAGACTTAAACAGGGTATTCGGAGAAGTATTCGATGGAGGGTGGTTCGGTCGTCGTGCCTGCGACGCCGCGTGAGTGTGCTCGAAAAAATGGTGATTCGTTTATGGATCAACATTGTCCTTGTGCCCAGTGGCTTTTCAAAATGACCGCTTTTGGCTTGCCACGTACGGTGCTTGCGGGCTAAAACGGGGCGCATAGGCTCGACGATCGTCCACCCTCGTCGTTTCTTTCTCTTCAATTAGTGAGAATCGATCGCGAGGAGGAGGTATTCGATAGTTGTTGCCGCTGACACCCCGCCCCCTCCCCGTCCTAATCCTTATACTCTTCGTTCCGCAGAATAGCGTTTCGGTAGCGTTAGGTAAAATGAAGCACCAATACACGCAGTCTTTCTGTCAAAACGAAGCGCGTGTCGAGGACATTCTCAAAATTTATAAAGCATGCGAATGTTGCTTTAACAAAGACGACGCGGCGACGCTGTTTCACGGCCGAGTCCGATATTATAGTTCCTCGTTGCCTCGATCAACTGCTTCCTTTCCGAAGAAAGAATGCGTTCACTATCCTATCATCAACCCTGAGAATCGTTTTAATCATGGGTCGTTGATACGGAGTGCGACACCGGCGTTTCCATTGTTGTAAACTTTGTAGGTTCTACGTTTTATGTAGACGTTGCAAACTTTCTGATGGAAATGCGTAAATTTTTCCTAAGCGCTGGCTCCTGTCGAGGGGAAGGATGGTCGCTTATTAAATAGTTTTCCGTCGGTTTTGGAGACTGGTCTTGAGATTCCTAACCCCCAAAGGGCGACGCTTACCTCCTTTTTTATTATAGTTCACTTGCTCTAACTGAACTTAAAGAAAACTTCTAGTGTATTTGTTGAGTGTCATTCGACGCAAAAGATCTAGCTAATTTAATTTATACGCTCGCGAGAGGGAAGAACGAATACTTAAAAAGATCAAGCAAGAATATGTGTATGTAAGAAAAGAAAACATTCGAATGCACTAATGTAAACTACGCAAGCAATAACAGCAAGGCCTTGCGATTATTCAAATGCCTACCGTTTCGGCGTAACAAGGACGGTTCAACTATTAATTGCAGTATTATTAAATGTATGCAGACTAAAGTACACTTACACGCGTACACCTACACAACGGTTTACTTATACACATTAAATACTTCACATTGGATAAGAAGACTCTGTAAATAGTTAGTATGTAATTGATATTATAGGTGATACAacctattaatattaatatcaaatttatttatagTAAATTTTCCGAAATATCGCATATCTATGTGTTATTTAATTACCATAACCTTTCCTATCCTGTTTGAAAATTACCGTTTTATTCCTATATATTAAGTTAAAAAGAATCAATAAATTCTTGGTAAGGTATATACAGAATGTATATTTACAATACAATTATTGTACATTATAAACTAATTACAAGATACTTAAGATCATATGGCACACTAAAAATGTCTTGATGACATTGGAACTTAAGTATTTCATTCCATTAACATTAATCCATATTGCATAAGAGTACATTTATTACTGAATTTTCTTGTAACTTAaggaattaccatataaaaaGCACATCTAGTTATTTGAATAATTGATTATTTTCTTCGAAGTATGTTGCGTGCTACAGTAGCGGTGGTTATTTGCGTAAAAACAGGTATAGGAAGAGATTTTTCTGATTAATTTGACAAATGCGCCAGCAAATGCTTTTTTAAATCCGGCATATTCTTTGAAATGGTTGGGCATTTGTGACACTTTAGCGGAGTATTCAAGTGTTGCGCGCTCTCTTCCGATTTCAATTTCTTCAGTTCACCTTTCTCGCGTAACTGGTTGCAAATGTCTgcaatttataaaaaatgagGTTTGTTCTTTTATTAAACGGACACAGATACATTTACCTGTTGAATGTAGGAAGAAGGGAGTTGTAAACGAATTCCAATGATACTTGGTCTTTAGACAAGGACTATTAAAATCTGTACTTATTACGTGTAAATGTAATCTGTGCATGCTTGGTACAGCATGGTATCCAATACTGCATCAAATAATATGTTTACATGGTATTAGAGCGACTTAATTTTGGTGTGGAATAAAAACAATATCTATACATACAGGAACTCAGACTCTTTATGTTCTTGAGTTAAATCTTCAGCAACGCTATGCATGTGGAACAAtaaatcttcattttctttttttatgtgCCACAGAGATGGAATGTCTGCTTTTGGTATAACTAAATAGTGATATTGAGCTTTTGGATATTTATCTTTGATGACAACAACTTTATCATTTTCCTTTACTTTATACTGAGGATCTTCCATAGAAACAAGCAAACCTGTTGCCCAATCACGTCTCTTTGGAGCTATTGCATCGGTTGATGTAACTTTTAGGGTTCGTTTCATTATTATTTCTTGATTTTCACCTTTTGCAGATCGTAATTTCTATCAAAATATATACTCACACAGTGAAACAAATTTTCGGCACTTTGTCCATGTTATAAATAGCATAATGCAATAATATAGTAATAAAGTactaaaaataagaaagaactccaaattaatttaatattattttaatcatATCGTAATTTTATACTTACCGGGGTAATGCAAAGAATAAGATTCACTGTTGGTCAATAGTACTTCAatttctatgaattttatacTAAAACAGATTAGCGTATAAATATCTCAGAGGTTATGTTTGTGATGTGATATGTGTTATAAGGTACGAAAAGTAGATAATTATAGAGAGAGTGCTTGCATTCTGTTTGGAAAGACGTAGTGTGTACGTAATTAGCACTAAGCATGTTTATCAATTTTCATTTCCTTTGTATTTAATTAATCTTGTTCACTTCCGACCTTTCTGAATACGGAACAACGTCAACTGAAATTGACATTTATCTACGCTCCGTTATTCCGAATCATACAATACGGATGCGCATGCGTTCAAGTTCTTAGCGGctttgaaatttgaatttctaaAAGAATTTAAATGTGTGCATTTTTATAAGTAAAAGAATTTCCTAAGTAAATAGAGACGGAAAAAGAATAAACAGTCTATAATaactttaaatttatttatttactcaaaTGGAAGGCAATCGATAAATTtgcaacaaataaaaataaataacactCTCTCTAGCAATAATTACGTGATCGTTACTTAAACGTACATTACAATAAATTCATAGATACTTAACAAAACTTatacctttttctttttcgcatGCTCATACAAAATATGTTTGTGTAATTGTATGTAGGTGTGTGTCCGCGCGTACGCATGTTCATGTTCATATTACATTATCTTTTGTTACTTTCAGTACAACCGCACGTAGCATGTTATAAGTATATTTCACAAAAACTCTATATACAGACGAGTCTCGTCCCGTAGAATTTCATCTAATcgcttattttttttttttgttgttgttcaTATATTCATCCGACAATATTCCCATACGCTCGATTATACAAACAAAGACACTTTCACGCGTTTCACGACAGACTATCAGATTCGCACAGCCTGACAAATCAATCAATCAATCATCGATAGATTTCATGATTCATGAttcgaagaaaatgaaataattacagGATTACAATGCTAAGCAACGATATTTGCTGCAATacgttaaaaaaaagaaacaaaaaagatGAGGGATCGTACGCTATATGTTGGTCGATGGCGCTGGTCGTCCGCTTGCTTGTGATCACTTAAGTGTGCTTAAATATCGCAATTGTTTTATCCTAAACATATTTGTACAAGCAAGCCCGTTTCATAGATGACAAGTCGGCATATTCATGACTCTAATTTACGTATGATACAATATTTTACAACACGATACAAACTTTTATTGTCATGGCAACGGGTGATACAATTGTAATGACGAAGCGATACGCGGTGGCAAGGGGATTTTTGGCACGATTTTCTACCCCGATCACGCACCATGTTCTCTTCTGTATTTTCGTGGAAACATTCCTCTTTTTCCATATTTTCCCGCGCTATGGAGCTTAAATGCAAAATTAGTAGTGTAGTTACAAAGCGATTTTTAATATTCAATCGAATAAATGGGACCAGGTTCGATTTAAATGCACGGATTCTGAATTGATTCTGACCGTAAACACGAGAGGGCACTGTAAATTGAGTAGGTTATGGCGCGCGAAAAGTGTTGCGCTCGAGTTTTATTCCGAATATACTTGTTTTATTCACCCGCTTGTATTTGTAATTACATTCGATCGTCAATTTCGTTaagatatttaagtatttacGATCCGGGTCATTTACACTGATTGAGAAACACGTTAAGTGAGAATTAGTGCTTTGCAAAGGAACTACCGTAAAATGAGGGTGCATCGCGACTGATTGCTTCATTGTTTCTACGAGGAGCATGGTGTCTCGGGGCTGATACGATGTTTCTCTATTGCATGTGAAGAACGTTTGGAATGTTGCTTTTTGCTGCTTCTTTGTGCGATATGGGGTGAACGATGATGGTATGTATTTGCTTGCCAAAGTGCCACTTTCTATCGTGAAAATAAGGGACTACGCCTAATCGAATCAACAAAGCACTCTTCGTCTTTAGAATTTGAATTCATACATCGTAAAAAAATTAAGATACTTTTTTACTTTAACAAAAGTATCCTGAATTACAGAAATGTTATTGGACCGTACTGTAAAAGATTGCTTTGTGATTCAATCGCGGCCACTCGAGGACAACTGATAGCTTTAAGTGGGGTTTCAATTAGCACCATCGCTGATCTCATACGCTGATACCGTCTCGACGCACTCACATACATTTTCACGTATTAATCACGCTAGATAACACTGTACGCATTCAACACTTTCGCTCCTTATTACCGATTTAGGCAGTGCGATCCTTTATCGTTACGTAGGCGTACGAAGCCACTTGGTTCTGCAAAGAACGtctcagagaaatggaaggcgCGTGGCTTCTTCCCTGGTGCTTTCTATTTTGCGTACGTTCAGTAGAATACAACATGAAACACATACGACACAAACGTAACCTATATAACAACATCTTGACACAATccaatataaataaacataGCTGCATTTATCGTTTCGAATTGGGTACAATGCGACGTATAAAGTTAGGTTAGAAGCTTCGATCGGCCAATCAAAATTCTGAGACGAATCCTTCTTAACTCTTGCACAAATTTATGAACAAAAGCGTGGCTCGTGGTACGCGTAGTTTCGATCTCTTGCTCATTTGGAAACATGGAATGTcacaaaaacaacaaaaaagatTCGTAAAGGGAAACGAAGAAACAGGAGAACCGCACGATACCCTTACATCGGTATACCTTTTGTCTGCACCCATTCTGAAAATTTCTATGCGATTATTGATTATAATATGTATGTGTAATCTCTAACATCACATGCTCTGCcttagaaaaattatatatagcTGTGCGGGAAAGCCGTCGATCTTGCTTCTTCTGGTTTTCCTTTTCTTTacttcttctttcatttttttttttttttttttttaattactttttcctttttgtcTTACCGAACGCACTTGTGTTTTCGAACTCAGCGTACactatattttacatatatgcatatatatatgtatatctatgcctatatacatatatacatacatacaatcGTTTTACAACCGTTACAATAtacttattttcataaataagtATTTCGATTATGCCGTTACAATTGAATAAGGTTCTGTTTCGGAGGGATGTAGTTCGAAGGAAATGAGGTTGGAAGGGAGAAGCATACGAGAAAAACATATACGCCGCTTTCCCGTTTTCCTGTTTAACACACATGCTATTCGCAGTTATTAAAACTCAAGCAACACACGACTGTAGACTGGATAGTAAAAACTAGCTAAAACGTTCGTAAGGAGATTCTTTGGAGAATTTTGAAGATATCGTCGTTGTCGTCTTATCTCCGGTCGCAGGATGCGTTCGCCATTACGAACTCATCTTCGCTTTCTACATTCGTCCCGTTCGGACGATCATTCGAATCTTAAATAGCCGTAATTACAGAAAAAGATCCACGCGATAATGCGCGACCGATCCGATGAAACGAAAGAACGACGGTACTATGCATTGGTTCTTATACTGACCGAGGAAGACCAAAGTATTCGTGCACTGATGACAATTATCTTCTATTATAAAACCCCTTAGAAACGATTGCTTCGCGGTCTTATTCTCACCCTTGCGTTTTCACGCTACGATCCTCTCGCAATTATGCACCTTTTTTTCACGTGTTTAAATTACTCACCTAGAATTGCGGTTTCGTGAAAATTATATAGTTAGTTACTCCTAGTTCAGTTTTCGTAAGAAAGTTCTTCGCTCGATATCGAGAAGCGTAAGTTGTACGCGTAAGTACAATAGTTTGAATGTCCACGGGAAGTTGCACAGCGCTGAACTCGCTAGAAAACAGTATCAGAGGCAAGCAACTGCAAAACGATTCATAAAAATGCACCAAAAGTAGTCACAGATTAATCACAACAAGTGTAGCACTTGGCTTCGTCAGGTTGTTAAGTTGTTTCTGTGCCTCGCTGGATCTTTTCGTTTTCCCGTTGATACGTGGATTAAGTACACAAGGCCGAGCTCCGAGGAAAGATCTCGGGCTAGGTTGCGAAGTCGACTTTGTCCCAAGTTAGTGACAGATCGGAAGACATCTTGAAGTCGGAGTCCTCCATGTTAAAGAGATCAAACGGGTCTTGACTACTAGCTAGCAACGGGTCGTAAATGTCTGTACCACTCGACAAACTTGTCGGTGGGGCTGGCTGATGATTCGACACCGTGGAAGCAGTCGGAGGAGACTGAGGCATCAGGGAATCCAGCCAGTCTGGATCGTCCATGTCCATGGGCATGTCGCCGATGTCCATCAACTCTTGGGGTGCTTCCATTTTTACTCCTAAGTCGCAATCCAATTGACTGAAATCCATCGTGTCTAGAGTTTCGAGGTCCAACTCGAGTTCCTGAAATGAAAAATCAATACGATATATTTTCCATTGACTTTGAAGACGAAGAAAATCCTCGCTTTGTAATCGGATATACCTTGAGGTCTAAATTTGCGTTATCCGAAGACGTTACTTCTTGAGGAGGCTGAGGATCAGGCGATGCTTGCTGGGCGGACTGCGGGCTGAGCAGCATCGCGGCGTCCAGGTCACCCTCCGAGGTTAGCAGGTCTGTGTTGAACGACGAGATCTCTTCCTGCTGCTGTAACTGTTGTAACGCGGTTGGCAGCTGGATAGAGAAGGTTGCCAAAGGCAAAGgaggcggtggcggtggcgccGG
This portion of the Bombus affinis isolate iyBomAffi1 chromosome 1, iyBomAffi1.2, whole genome shotgun sequence genome encodes:
- the LOC126918014 gene encoding 3-phosphoinositide-dependent protein kinase 1 isoform X4 — translated: MTDSPAALIEDDPQKEKLEECETPDDSPVKRVANQALTVSPQPAVTVEGPVSKMSPPTNDVTNGVVAPPNTLAPRVSPTTNPALTTINPPTHKRTPKDFIFGKAIGEGSFSTVYLAKDIHTGKEYAIKVCDKRHIIKEKKTEYVKREKEVLNMLAGAKHSFVRLFCTFQDVERLYFVLSYAKNGELLPYINKVGSFDIECTKFYSAEILRALEYLHGLGIIHRDLKPENILLDEKMHVLITDFGSAKILKDPETVMTHPATDDSQQQQQQQQQQPYRRERRGSFVGTAQYVSPELLTDKTSRASDLWALGCIIYQMVAGLPPFRSRSEYMIFQKILKLEYEIPDGFCELARSLVSQLLVLEPSQRLGAQDEHGAGYPSIRAHPFFEGVDFETLHEQTPPPIYPYLPGTSENEELRSQYRVPDHLEPGLDDKQLTRLLGLGIGEDDDDDDDEDTTTEREKPAQPSTVVEKPRRTRTTADGSNIADLTPEEIRNRLEKQRASNQWDCFVEGNLILKQGFVNKRKGLFARRRMLLLTTGPHLYYVDSVNMVLKGEIPWSPELRVEPKSFKIFFVHTPNRTYYLEDPEGFALEWCRAIENMRVHYYGLQESTA
- the LOC126918014 gene encoding 3-phosphoinositide-dependent protein kinase 1 isoform X5 — encoded protein: MVKQIFPIGSCGTVQITWFQMCFCQKRVANQALTVSPQPAVTVEGPVSKMSPPTNDVTNGVVAPPNTLAPRVSPTTNPALTTINPPTHKRTPKDFIFGKAIGEGSFSTVYLAKDIHTGKEYAIKVCDKRHIIKEKKTEYVKREKEVLNMLAGAKHSFVRLFCTFQDVERLYFVLSYAKNGELLPYINKVGSFDIECTKFYSAEILRALEYLHGLGIIHRDLKPENILLDEKMHVLITDFGSAKILKDPETVMTHPATDDSQQQQQQQQQQPYRRERRGSFVGTAQYVSPELLTDKTSRASDLWALGCIIYQMVAGLPPFRSRSEYMIFQKILKLEYEIPDGFCELARSLVSQLLVLEPSQRLGAQDEHGAGYPSIRAHPFFEGVDFETLHEQTPPPIYPYLPGTSENEELRSQYRVPDHLEPGLDDKQLTRLLGLGIGEDDDDDDDEDTTTEREKPAQPSTVVEKPRRTRTTADGSNIADLTPEEIRNRLEKQRASNQWDCFVEGNLILKQGFVNKRKGLFARRRMLLLTTGPHLYYVDSVNMVLKGEIPWSPELRVEPKSFKIFFVHTPNRTYYLEDPEGFALEWCRAIENMRVHYYGLQESTA
- the LOC126918014 gene encoding 3-phosphoinositide-dependent protein kinase 1 isoform X7; the protein is MSCRKQHSVTSHFLRITRRLISRVANQALTVSPQPAVTVEGPVSKMSPPTNDVTNGVVAPPNTLAPRVSPTTNPALTTINPPTHKRTPKDFIFGKAIGEGSFSTVYLAKDIHTGKEYAIKVCDKRHIIKEKKTEYVKREKEVLNMLAGAKHSFVRLFCTFQDVERLYFVLSYAKNGELLPYINKVGSFDIECTKFYSAEILRALEYLHGLGIIHRDLKPENILLDEKMHVLITDFGSAKILKDPETVMTHPATDDSQQQQQQQQQQPYRRERRGSFVGTAQYVSPELLTDKTSRASDLWALGCIIYQMVAGLPPFRSRSEYMIFQKILKLEYEIPDGFCELARSLVSQLLVLEPSQRLGAQDEHGAGYPSIRAHPFFEGVDFETLHEQTPPPIYPYLPGTSENEELRSQYRVPDHLEPGLDDKQLTRLLGLGIGEDDDDDDDEDTTTEREKPAQPSTVVEKPRRTRTTADGSNIADLTPEEIRNRLEKQRASNQWDCFVEGNLILKQGFVNKRKGLFARRRMLLLTTGPHLYYVDSVNMVLKGEIPWSPELRVEPKSFKIFFVHTPNRTYYLEDPEGFALEWCRAIENMRVHYYGLQESTA
- the LOC126918014 gene encoding 3-phosphoinositide-dependent protein kinase 1 isoform X6; translation: MNEVRRSADSQPPMIHAAYAIYYIARVANQALTVSPQPAVTVEGPVSKMSPPTNDVTNGVVAPPNTLAPRVSPTTNPALTTINPPTHKRTPKDFIFGKAIGEGSFSTVYLAKDIHTGKEYAIKVCDKRHIIKEKKTEYVKREKEVLNMLAGAKHSFVRLFCTFQDVERLYFVLSYAKNGELLPYINKVGSFDIECTKFYSAEILRALEYLHGLGIIHRDLKPENILLDEKMHVLITDFGSAKILKDPETVMTHPATDDSQQQQQQQQQQPYRRERRGSFVGTAQYVSPELLTDKTSRASDLWALGCIIYQMVAGLPPFRSRSEYMIFQKILKLEYEIPDGFCELARSLVSQLLVLEPSQRLGAQDEHGAGYPSIRAHPFFEGVDFETLHEQTPPPIYPYLPGTSENEELRSQYRVPDHLEPGLDDKQLTRLLGLGIGEDDDDDDDEDTTTEREKPAQPSTVVEKPRRTRTTADGSNIADLTPEEIRNRLEKQRASNQWDCFVEGNLILKQGFVNKRKGLFARRRMLLLTTGPHLYYVDSVNMVLKGEIPWSPELRVEPKSFKIFFVHTPNRTYYLEDPEGFALEWCRAIENMRVHYYGLQESTA